In the genome of Candidatus Zixiibacteriota bacterium, one region contains:
- a CDS encoding ABC transporter ATP-binding protein, with the protein MSTNSYHDEEVLGKAYDARLMRRLLTYVRPYRLSLAVSVILLIGGSALQLLLPVMVQIGIDKYVMTKDIAGLGRIALFSAGILFASFILSYLQMYITMYIGQKVQYDIRMQIFSHLQRLHLGFFDKNPVGRLVTRVTNDVTVLDELFSSGLVSVFGDILTLIGIVIALLYYNWKLALVTFAVLPILIIATTIFRRKVREIYREVRTRLARLNAFTQEHVSGMTVIQLFTREKEIFDRFSAINADLRGAHLRSIYYYAVFYPAVEIISAVSLALLLYYGGFQIAAAALTFGELVAFIQLVQRFYHPIRDLSEKYNILQSSMAASERIFKLLDTQPEIVEPQAASAAPSRGGSIKFENVWFAYNSNDHVLRNVSFTVEPGEKVAIVGATGAGKTSLISLLFRFYDYQKGAIRLDGVELKAMRAEDIRKRMALVLQDVFIFSGDYAGNIRLGSKNISDDDIIAALKKVNLYDFVIESEGGLQAEVKERGATLSTGQKQLLSFARALAFNPSILVLDEATSSVDTATERMIQKALDNLLENRTAIIIAHRLSTIEKADKIIVLHNGEVREMGKHRELLQQQGIYYRLYQMQFKQDELKAVI; encoded by the coding sequence ATGTCCACCAACAGTTATCATGATGAAGAGGTTCTGGGTAAGGCGTATGACGCGCGCCTGATGCGCCGTCTGTTGACTTACGTCCGACCTTACCGTCTCTCGCTGGCGGTATCGGTCATACTTCTTATCGGCGGCTCCGCCCTGCAGCTGCTTCTGCCGGTGATGGTGCAAATCGGTATTGACAAATATGTCATGACCAAAGATATCGCGGGACTGGGGCGGATTGCGCTTTTCTCCGCCGGAATTCTCTTTGCCTCTTTCATTCTCTCGTATCTTCAGATGTACATCACCATGTACATTGGCCAGAAGGTACAATATGACATCCGGATGCAGATTTTCAGTCATCTCCAACGGCTTCATCTCGGCTTCTTTGACAAGAACCCGGTGGGGCGGCTGGTAACGAGGGTAACCAACGATGTGACCGTCCTCGACGAACTCTTTTCATCCGGTCTGGTCTCGGTCTTTGGAGATATCCTGACATTAATCGGAATCGTAATTGCCCTTCTCTATTATAACTGGAAACTGGCATTGGTGACATTTGCGGTCCTCCCTATTCTGATAATCGCCACGACGATATTCCGCCGCAAGGTGCGGGAGATTTACCGTGAGGTGCGCACTCGTCTTGCCCGTCTCAACGCTTTCACGCAGGAGCATGTGTCCGGCATGACGGTAATACAGCTGTTTACCCGCGAGAAGGAAATCTTCGACAGGTTCAGCGCAATCAACGCCGACCTGCGGGGGGCGCATTTGCGGTCAATCTACTACTACGCCGTTTTCTACCCGGCCGTCGAAATCATCAGCGCCGTCTCGCTGGCGCTGCTTCTTTACTATGGCGGTTTTCAGATAGCGGCCGCGGCTCTGACTTTCGGCGAACTGGTGGCGTTTATACAACTGGTGCAACGGTTCTACCATCCGATTCGCGACCTCTCTGAGAAATATAATATCCTGCAGTCTTCCATGGCGGCCTCGGAGCGCATTTTCAAACTGCTTGATACCCAGCCGGAGATTGTGGAGCCGCAAGCGGCATCGGCGGCGCCGTCTCGCGGCGGCTCTATCAAGTTCGAAAATGTCTGGTTCGCTTATAATAGCAATGACCATGTTCTGCGCAATGTATCATTCACGGTCGAGCCGGGCGAAAAAGTCGCCATTGTTGGAGCGACCGGCGCCGGGAAGACCTCGCTTATATCGCTGCTGTTCCGCTTCTACGATTATCAGAAGGGCGCCATAAGACTGGATGGAGTGGAACTCAAGGCGATGCGCGCGGAAGATATCCGCAAGAGGATGGCGCTGGTTCTGCAGGATGTTTTCATTTTCTCGGGAGACTATGCCGGCAATATCCGGCTGGGCAGTAAGAATATCAGCGATGATGATATTATCGCTGCTTTAAAGAAGGTTAATCTGTACGATTTCGTTATTGAGAGCGAAGGCGGCTTGCAGGCGGAAGTCAAGGAACGGGGCGCCACCCTTTCCACCGGACAGAAACAGCTGCTTTCCTTCGCCCGGGCGCTTGCTTTCAACCCCAGTATTCTGGTGCTTGATGAAGCCACCAGCTCGGTCGATACCGCCACGGAGCGGATGATTCAGAAGGCGCTGGATAATCTCCTGGAGAATCGCACCGCCATTATTATCGCGCACCGTCTATCCACTATCGAAAAAGCGGATAAAATCATCGTTCTGCACAACGGCGAAGTGCGCGAGATGGGCAAACACAGGGAGCTGCTCCAGCAGCAGGGAATCTATTACCGTCTCTACCAGATGCAGTTCAAGCAGGATGAATTGAAGGCGGTAATCTGA
- a CDS encoding inositol monophosphatase family protein — protein MTLSRKEIGIYLKFAVATARKAGEILLKKSRGKNEILFKGRVNLVTAADLASEKFIVKSIERAFPGHSRLAEEVSSRDTGSKFNWIIDPLDGTTNYAHRFPFYCVSIALEYEGKVVLGVIYDPERDELFSAAEGKGAYLNGKQVQVTSQSKLSRSLLATGFPYDIGTSSEDNIDNYARFAKSCRGIRRAGSAALDLAYVACGRFDGFWELKLSPWDTAAGILLVKEAGGKVTDFQGKRFQIRNRYIVASNGRIHRQMLQILNAG, from the coding sequence ATGACGCTGTCGAGAAAAGAAATCGGGATATATTTGAAATTCGCCGTCGCCACCGCCCGCAAAGCGGGAGAAATTCTCCTCAAGAAATCGCGGGGAAAAAATGAAATCCTTTTTAAGGGACGAGTCAATCTGGTCACCGCCGCTGACCTGGCATCGGAAAAATTTATAGTGAAATCAATCGAAAGAGCCTTCCCCGGGCACTCCCGTCTGGCGGAGGAGGTGTCATCGCGCGATACCGGTTCGAAATTCAACTGGATAATTGACCCGCTTGACGGCACCACGAATTACGCCCACCGCTTTCCCTTTTACTGTGTCTCTATAGCGCTGGAGTATGAGGGCAAGGTCGTTTTGGGAGTTATTTACGACCCGGAGCGAGACGAGCTTTTTTCCGCGGCCGAAGGCAAGGGAGCCTATTTGAACGGGAAACAAGTTCAGGTCACATCACAGTCAAAACTGAGCCGCTCGCTTCTGGCGACCGGGTTTCCGTACGATATCGGCACCTCTTCGGAAGATAATATCGACAACTATGCCCGCTTCGCCAAATCCTGCCGGGGAATCCGCCGCGCCGGCTCCGCCGCCCTGGACCTGGCATATGTCGCCTGCGGCCGGTTCGATGGTTTCTGGGAGTTGAAACTCTCTCCCTGGGATACCGCCGCCGGCATTCTGCTGGTCAAAGAAGCGGGAGGCAAAGTTACCGATTTTCAGGGAAAAAGATTCCAGATTCGCAATAGGTACATAGTCGCCAGCAACGGACGAATTCACCGCCAGATGCTCCAGATACTAAACGCCGGATAA
- a CDS encoding ABC transporter ATP-binding protein, giving the protein IAVSFMFYLSPVLTLYSLLPLPVLSFVANKLGGVVHRQYLKIQDYFAVLTSKAQENLSGVRVIRAYNQEEAEIADFSAHNRKYIALNLDMIKIFSMFYPLLFTLAGTVNIIVLYFGGRSVIDEQLSLGTLVAFFTYLSMLIWPMIALGWVISLYQRGTASLARINKILNTAPAVVSSPESDAGSKLKGSIEFKNLRFSYNGELTLKNINLKVEPGMTLGIVGPTASGKTTLVSLLGRLFPVERGQLFIDNIDINDWNLEALRSQIGFVPQEPFLFSDTIARNILFGSSDGSPEVVRNAARAAVIEKDIESFPGKFETMLGERGITLSGGQKQRVALARALVIDPKIIILDDATSAVDTETEHQINLRLQGEISKRTALIISHRISAVKDADLIVYLENGAIVERGTHEELLAQDDHYARLFRMQLIEEELKKM; this is encoded by the coding sequence ATTGCTGTCTCCTTCATGTTTTATCTGTCGCCGGTTCTGACTCTCTATTCCCTTTTGCCTCTCCCTGTACTTTCTTTCGTCGCCAACAAACTGGGAGGAGTGGTGCATCGGCAATACCTGAAAATTCAGGATTACTTCGCGGTGCTGACTTCGAAAGCGCAGGAAAACCTCTCGGGGGTTCGGGTGATTCGGGCATACAATCAGGAAGAGGCGGAAATTGCCGACTTCTCCGCTCATAACCGAAAATATATCGCCCTCAATCTTGATATGATTAAGATTTTCAGCATGTTCTATCCGTTGCTCTTCACTCTGGCCGGCACCGTCAATATCATCGTTCTTTATTTTGGGGGACGCTCCGTTATCGATGAGCAACTCAGCCTGGGAACGTTAGTTGCCTTTTTCACATACCTTTCAATGCTAATCTGGCCCATGATTGCCCTGGGCTGGGTAATATCGCTCTATCAACGGGGCACGGCATCACTGGCTCGGATCAATAAGATTCTCAATACCGCTCCGGCAGTGGTTTCGTCGCCGGAATCCGATGCCGGCAGCAAGCTCAAAGGAAGCATCGAGTTTAAAAATCTCCGCTTCTCTTACAACGGCGAATTGACCCTCAAGAATATCAACCTTAAAGTGGAGCCGGGAATGACTCTGGGAATTGTGGGGCCAACCGCCTCCGGCAAAACCACCCTGGTTTCGCTTTTGGGACGTCTCTTCCCGGTAGAGCGGGGGCAGCTGTTCATCGATAATATAGATATTAACGACTGGAATCTTGAGGCGCTTCGCTCGCAAATAGGATTCGTTCCCCAGGAACCGTTTCTGTTTTCCGACACCATTGCCCGCAATATTCTATTCGGGAGTTCCGATGGCAGCCCCGAAGTCGTGCGCAACGCCGCCCGCGCCGCCGTTATCGAGAAAGATATCGAAAGTTTTCCCGGCAAATTCGAGACGATGTTGGGAGAGCGCGGCATTACCCTTTCCGGCGGACAGAAGCAGCGGGTTGCCCTCGCCCGGGCGCTGGTTATCGACCCGAAAATTATTATCCTGGATGACGCCACCAGCGCCGTTGATACCGAGACAGAACATCAGATAAATCTTCGTCTGCAGGGAGAAATCAGCAAACGGACGGCATTGATCATATCCCACCGGATTTCGGCCGTTAAAGACGCCGACCTGATTGTCTATCTGGAAAACGGCGCTATTGTTGAGCGGGGAACTCACGAAGAACTGCTCGCGCAGGATGATCATTATGCCCGGCTGTTCCGTATGCAGTTGATTGAAGAAGAATTGAAGAAGATGTAA